In Schistocerca serialis cubense isolate TAMUIC-IGC-003099 chromosome 8, iqSchSeri2.2, whole genome shotgun sequence, one genomic interval encodes:
- the LOC126417025 gene encoding uncharacterized protein LOC126417025 produces the protein MFVAWLQYEFGLRPADILESGLDLTTVGIRLQEDFLLYLEKSNYLEKLKECYAKQINDSLKNSILQPVNFYLPIDMEDLLSVSGEHFTNLLFHEPHIALSIIHKVVYTALHCMENTHIVLPGQVKIVLRPSNILRNVSYWDYSAEYCGISTLQGVVISLSKPHKYT, from the exons ATGTTCGTTGCGTGGTTGCAATATGAATTCGGACTGAG ACCAGCAGATATTCTCGAAAGTGGACTAGACCTGACAACGGTTGGAATTAGGTTGCAGGAAGACTTTCTTCTATATTTGGAGAAGAGTAATTatttggagaaactgaaagaatgtTATGCCAAACAAATCAATGATTCACTAAAGAACAGCATTTTACAACCCGTAAACTTCTATTTACCAATTGATATGGAAGATCTGTTGAGTGTATCAG GTGAACATTTTACAAACTTGCTGTTTCATGAACCACACATTGCTCTTTCTATTATTCACAAAGTGGTATATACTGCTCTACATTGCATGGAAAATACACATATTGTTTTACCAGGACAAGTAAAAATTGTACTGCGACCCTCAAATATATTGCGTAATGTCTCTTATTGGGACTATAGTGCAGAATATTGTGGAATATCAACATTGCAAGGAGTTGTAATATCACTATCAAAGCCACATAAGTATACGTAA